The following are encoded in a window of Ensifer adhaerens genomic DNA:
- a CDS encoding nitrous oxide reductase accessory protein NosL codes for MRTRLRFVLFAAALALLSACKEDVAQSIVPQDMTPETLGHYCQMNLLEHPGPKAQIFLEGSPAPLFFSQVRDAIAYARGPEQIAPILVIYVNDMGAAGATWDQPGDGNWIAADKAFYVVGSARRGGMGAPEAVPFSSRDEAAAFVLAEGGQVLALADITDAMVLTPVETGSEPRADDEDYLGRLRALPHPAGG; via the coding sequence ATGAGGACCCGACTTCGCTTCGTGCTCTTCGCGGCCGCTCTGGCGCTGCTTTCCGCCTGCAAGGAGGACGTAGCCCAAAGCATCGTGCCGCAGGACATGACGCCCGAGACCCTCGGTCATTACTGCCAGATGAACCTTCTGGAGCACCCCGGCCCGAAGGCCCAGATCTTTCTGGAAGGAAGCCCCGCGCCGCTCTTCTTCAGTCAGGTGCGCGATGCGATCGCCTATGCGCGTGGGCCGGAGCAGATTGCGCCGATCCTCGTCATCTATGTCAATGACATGGGGGCTGCGGGGGCAACGTGGGACCAGCCCGGTGACGGCAACTGGATCGCCGCCGACAAGGCGTTCTACGTGGTCGGCTCTGCCCGGCGAGGCGGCATGGGTGCGCCCGAAGCCGTGCCGTTTTCAAGCCGCGACGAGGCTGCGGCCTTCGTTCTTGCCGAGGGCGGCCAGGTGCTTGCGCTCGCCGATATTACCGATGCCATGGTTTTGACGCCGGTGGAGACCGGCTCGGAACCGCGAGCGGACGACGAAGACTATCTCGGCCGTCTGCGCGCATTGCCCCATCCAGCCGGAGGTTGA